In the Trichoderma atroviride chromosome 4, complete sequence genome, CCACCAAGAACCTCAAGGTCTGGCGCACCATCGAGGAGGGCGTTGACGCCTCCGCCAAGCAGCCCGTAGGCCAGTTcgtccagaagcagcagggcAACTGGAACCTGCAGTACACCGACGACGAAGCCTACTGCGCCCGTCAAGTCACCAACGAAGTGCAATTCTTCGAGAGCCACGACCTCGTCACAGTTTGGAACAAGCTGCGTGTCGAGGGAGTCACCCAATTCGCCCTGGCCCCGGGCAGTCAACATGCCGTGGCGGTCTTTGTCCCCGAGCGCAAGGTAAGTCTTCACCAATAAGGATCCCAATCATCCAACGCGTCTCTGCTATACAATGTTCACCATtctaacttttttttttttgtttctcaaCTAGGGAGCACCCGCCGCTGTCAAGGTCTTCAACGTGCCCGCATTCCAGAACCCTATCTCTCAAAAGACCTTTTTCAAGGGAGACAAAGTGCAGCTGAAGTGGAACAAGCGGGGATCAAGCATTTTGGTCCTGGCTCAAACTGACGTGGACCGATCCGGCAAGAGCTACTACGGAGAGACGACGCTCTATCTGCTGAGCACCAACGGCTCTCTGGATGCTCGCGTGACTCTGGATAAGGAGGGTCCCATCCACGACGTCTCGTGGTCGCCTTCGTCTCGACAGTTTGGCGTGGTATATGGTTACATGCCTGCCAAGACGACCATTTTCAACGACCGCGGCGTTGCGGTGCACTCGTTCCCCCTTGGACCTCGCAACACCATCACCTTCTCGCCCACCGGCCGATTCGTCCTCGTTGCTGGTTTCGGCAATCTTGCTGGTCAGATTGACGTGTATGATCTGGAAAAGGACAACCGCAAGGTCTGCACCATCGAGAGTGGTAACCCCAGCGTGTGCGAATGGAGCCCCGACAGCCGTTACATCATGACGGCTACGACCTCCCCTCGTCTGCGCGTTGACAACGGTGTCAAGCTGTGGCACGTCACCGGCGGACTCGTATACAACGAAGACATGGTTGAGCTGTACAGCGTTCTGTGGCGACCTGCTACCGAGGAGAACATCGAGGGCGGTGATCCGCTCACCTCTGTTCCTGCTGCGCATGCATCGGCGGCGACGTTCCTCAGCAATGTCAAGGCCCCGAGCAAGCCTGCCGGAGCCTACCGACCACCCGGTGCTCGTGGACTGGCCACACCGCTTCACTTCAAGCGCGAAGACGAGGGTGGCGCTGCTCACATCGTTAGCAATGGAACCCAAAATGTGAACATGAACGGGTTTGGACGAGCCAGACGTGCCGTTCCTGGCGCCGAGCTGGCTGAGAGCCCGGCCGTTAGGACCGTGCCTGGAGCGGAGCCTGCCGAGGAtggcgccgccaagaagaacaagaagaagcgcagcaagaagaacaaCCAAGGCGACGGTAAGCTAGAGCCCGAACCTAACGGAGGAGCCAGCCTTGCCCCGCCGCCTCAGGACCACGAGGGCCGCAGCCCGGATAGGCGTGGAGTGGCCGGCGGCAACCAGAACGGCCGCGGATTCAGGAGCCGCTCTCGAAACAACACTGGGCCTCGCAGCCGAAGCAACACCCAGCAGGGTGGTCCCCGGGGACTGAATGGCAACCAAAACGGCCAGAATGGacaccagcaccaccacTCCGGACCTCCTCCCAATGCCCCCACCGAACCCGCGGGATCACAGAATCCCAACGCCAAGAAGATTCGCAGTCTTCAGAAGAAGGTCAGGGCTATTGAGGACCTGGAGATGCGCCTAGCTGGTGgtgagaagctcgaggaTACTCAACTTAAGAAGATCCACACCAAGTCGTCCGTTATTAAGGAGCTGGACTCCCTGGGTGGCGAGTCTTAGATGCTATGAACCGACTAGATGGGCAtggaggagaggggggggggggggagatGCATAGAAAACTGAGGGGTAACATCAGAAGCAAGAAATGAAATCATCtgtttatttttgttttgtggAATTGGGCGTCCCATAGGCTGGCATTCATCGGCGGTGGCTTTTCGTGGTATGCAACACTCGGGTTAAGGGCTATTACTGAGCGGCCAGGTTAAGAGAAAAAACACAAATGGATAGTGGCAAGGGGACCTGGGGAATTTGGGGTTTTTTGTACACCATTGCAACGCGAAAACATTTCTTggacaagagaagaaaaaggaaaaagggatAATAATGCTTGCATCAAAGGAACTCTCTTGGGTCACTGTTGCCgaggcaagaaaaagggttttttttattgtcGGTAAATAGCTAAGGAAATCAGAGGGACACTCGATATATATACACGCCTGGTAAGGTAGGCGGTATATTATTTCTCCTGAGGGATTGCTGCCCAGGGATAGGTGTTTAGATCCGCGGGGTTACGTcgacaaaggaaaaggaacCTGCTGAATAGACGCAGGTGATTGTTGGCAGAATATCATGGTGCATAATACAAAAGCGTACATGTTGAGCTTGAGATTTGTTGATTTCGGTGATGAGTCTTTGTAGAGATGTGTGAAGTGTGAAGTGTTCTCTATACACGTATTAGAGCGATGGAGTGAGTGTCTGAAGCGCAGTTTTGTATACACAGATGTTCTATAACGTTGCAAGCTCTATAACAGTGGTGTTAGTAGTTAATATCATCTGCTATCATGCTGTGCAAatccttctctctccatcttgcaaTCCCCCGAATTGGTCGCTTTCGACGTCGTCTTTGCAAGTGACAATCTCTCCGTCGGTCGCTCCCCATATATTGCGCCGCTGTTGTTATAAAAAGaatgtccttcttcaacgcTAGCTATTCCATTTGACTCATGGCTATTACAAGACCCGTCATGCCCGTCCCTTTTGCCGTTTCTGTTGGATAGGgctctgctcttcttcaagtccttctcgaagaagaagtactCGAGGCCCTTGTCGAAGACTTCCCTCGCTGCTACAGCCAACAAGATGACAGCGGTAGTTTGGCCGAAATCCCAGCCGTTTTCATATCCGCCTCCATCCAACTTGCCCTGGTTGGCGGATCTCAAGGCCAGCGCCATGTATAAGTGGACGGGGAACTGCAGAAACGCGAGAACAAGAATGGTGTGCCGCCAGCGAGCGCCAGACAAGGCAGCGGCCATCATGACGAGCATCATCCACGAAGCGGTAAACGAGACGTAGACTTTGTCGCTCATCGGATGAGGCGCGCCGGAGCTGGTGACGAGATGCGAAAAGTAGCAGCGGCCGGGGGGCCTGTCCAGGGCCCAGTTGTCGAGGGCGACGCAGAGCAGGATGGTGAGGACGAGATAGAGCGAGACGAAGAGGTACGTTGCGCGGTGGCGAGGCGTGAAATGGGGGGAGCGGAAGCAGGCCAAGTGGCGCTCGAAGAGATGATGGGCCCAGTCGTGGGCGTGAGAGGCGCGATGGAGGCGGACGTTGCAGTAAGTCCAGCAGACGAGGGCCGCGGCGCTTGAGACTCTGAGTGGACTGTGAGTTTGGTTGTTtgaaaggagatgaaggtgAAGATATAAAAGTTgtgagagaaaaaggggggctCACCCAACGAAGCTGACAATGTCAAACACCAGGTGCAAGTGATAGACGTCCATCTGGTTAatgttggcaaaggccgAAATCATGTACGACGTGCCGACGACCATCTGGATGTCGTTGCCGACCATGAGGATGTCGGACACGCACTCGAGGCGCTTCTGCTCAATGGCGAACTCGATGCTCTCGGGCGCGTGGCCGCCGTCGAAGAAGGAGCCgctcttggagaagaagaaggcccaGACGGCGAGGCAGAGGGAGATTACAGCCTGGCCGACGAAGCCGACGATGATCTGGATATTGACTGTTTTAGTACATACTGGGTGAGGAGACGAGGTTGACTTACACCGATGCCGGCAATGTCTGATCTGGTCTCGCCGACGAGGATGCATTCTGGGAAGGCTCTGGATTGGAGAGGGGTCATGGCCTTGTATTTGATGATTCGGATTCAGCTCTGGGATGTAGCAATGGTGACGGGTTGATGGACAGTCAAAGTCTCCTgcttgagctgcagctgagcttCAGAATCAAGATTGAATTTATCTCATAACTACAGCCAGGCTCCATTCAGATATACAGCGAAAGGCGATTTTATTAGAGGCAAGGAAGATAAAATGGAAatagaagaggaaaaaaaggagatcTGAGTGTGTCATTGATTTGCCTGGTATGCGCGCGCTTCTTTGGAAAATCGAGGCTTGTTCGATTTTGTCTTGTCATTGGGCACTAGCACTTGGAGGCGCGATGAGGCTTCGATTGGAAAGTCAAATTCTTGGTCTGATTTCTTATCCGTCTAGTGCCTTGATTGTTTTATTAATTTGTTTTCTATTTTCTGTAATCAAGTATTTTGAATCGTTGGCACAGTAAGAGAGATTGGAATGTGTAAGAGATGGCAAGTGGTGTTTAAGGCGAAATTCTCGTGTAAGATGACTGGGCGAGATGTGTGGCTGCATAAGAAATAAGAACCAAGGCGAATTAATGTCCAAAATATAGTTAGGGAAATATTTGAGCTTGAAATTACGACGTAATGGATCAATTGGTAGAATAACAACAGAGAATTAATACCCAGTCGTTCACGCTGTCTGCATTGCGTAGGTAGAATTAGTTCGGCGCATGGCTAATCACAGAAAATGAGACATGGTGTTTGGCATTTAATCAGTTATTTCTGATGCTGCTAATCTAGTAGCACAAGTATCAACAAGGGAAACTTTATCCATTAGATCTCCGCCTATTTGCTTATGGCACTCGTAATTGATAAATCACATTACAGTCTCACATTCGTGAAGCTTGGACGTGGCCTGCCACCAAGAGCGCGATCAGGTGCCGTGGTGTGTTTCTTTGA is a window encoding:
- a CDS encoding uncharacterized protein (BUSCO:EOG092D10ZS), with protein sequence MAPPLQFAYRTQKTIGVFDAAPVYEPLSGFTKPEGNLRCCAYSPCGRYFGWATPEAVSVVDTASGQSALNLPIANVYELGFSPLGTFLITWERPAKDEAGDATKNLKVWRTIEEGVDASAKQPVGQFVQKQQGNWNLQYTDDEAYCARQVTNEVQFFESHDLVTVWNKLRVEGVTQFALAPGSQHAVAVFVPERKGAPAAVKVFNVPAFQNPISQKTFFKGDKVQLKWNKRGSSILVLAQTDVDRSGKSYYGETTLYLLSTNGSLDARVTLDKEGPIHDVSWSPSSRQFGVVYGYMPAKTTIFNDRGVAVHSFPLGPRNTITFSPTGRFVLVAGFGNLAGQIDVYDLEKDNRKVCTIESGNPSVCEWSPDSRYIMTATTSPRLRVDNGVKLWHVTGGLVYNEDMVELYSVLWRPATEENIEGGDPLTSVPAAHASAATFLSNVKAPSKPAGAYRPPGARGLATPLHFKREDEGGAAHIVSNGTQNVNMNGFGRARRAVPGAELAESPAVRTVPGAEPAEDGAAKKNKKKRSKKNNQGDGKLEPEPNGGASLAPPPQDHEGRSPDRRGVAGGNQNGRGFRSRSRNNTGPRSRSNTQQGGPRGLNGNQNGQNGHQHHHSGPPPNAPTEPAGSQNPNAKKIRSLQKKVRAIEDLEMRLAGGEKLEDTQLKKIHTKSSVIKELDSLGGES
- a CDS encoding uncharacterized protein (EggNog:ENOG41~TransMembrane:5 (i21-47o112-134i170-194o220-240i247-265o)); the encoded protein is MTPLQSRAFPECILVGETRSDIAGIGIIVGFVGQAVISLCLAVWAFFFSKSGSFFDGGHAPESIEFAIEQKRLECVSDILMVGNDIQMVVGTSYMISAFANINQMDVYHLHLVFDIVSFVGVSSAAALVCWTYCNVRLHRASHAHDWAHHLFERHLACFRSPHFTPRHRATYLFVSLYLVLTILLCVALDNWALDRPPGRCYFSHLVTSSGAPHPMSDKVYVSFTASWMMLVMMAAALSGARWRHTILVLAFLQFPVHLYMALALRSANQGKLDGGGYENGWDFGQTTAVILLAVAAREVFDKGLEYFFFEKDLKKSRALSNRNGKRDGHDGSCNSHESNGIASVEEGHSFYNNSGAIYGERPTERLSLAKTTSKATNSGDCKMEREGFAQHDSR